The DNA region TTGTTCTTGATACAGTCGTTTTCGATGACTTTGAGAGGTATGATATATCTCTACCTATGAGACTTTAGTTACACTGTTATATCATAAAATAGGAGTCAGGCATTCTTATAGCTTGAGATTCTACTGAGTTCATGTCTTCATCTAAGGATACAAGAAATAAACTATAGCTTAAGATGTAAAAGCTCCCTCACAAGTCTAATTTCTAACTTAAAGATATTGTGAAATTCTATCTTTAGCTTAGAGATAGTAtaactttttggttttctagTTTTGCTGGGTTAATACCTTTGTTGTATTTTACTGATCTGCAGGTTCCCACCGACTGCAGCTACAGTtagctcttctcttcttctgggAATCTGTGGTCTACCTGATACAGTTTTCCGCGTAAGCATTTCAggagttttgatattttatatgatagtATATGGCTTTAGCCGATTCTTCTTGTGCAGGGCTCGAAACCACTGAATCTCGACTCTCTTGCATTTCCAATAAGGTTGATCTTCTTATTTCTTATCTGTATTCCCTCTCTTTCAGATCTTTGCTGCTTAAAGAGTTTGTTTGCCTTATTACTGATGAGGAAAGTGCAGGCTATGGTCAACGTAGGTGGCGATCTTGTCAAACTCGTTCCAGGTCGAGTTTCAACTGAAGTGGATGCACGTCTTGCTTATGACACAAACGGCATTATCCGCAAGGTAGTTACTAGAAGTagaccatatataaaataatttgggTATACGTTTCCCGTATCTTCAAATCACTGACATGTGATGTGACGATGTGTGTAGGTTCATGATCTGCTGAGGCTATACAATGAAATCGATGTACCACACGACCGGCTCCTATTCAAAATCCCTGCAACTTGGCAAGTACGATTGTTGTTCAGCAAATAACAGAGCTTTCACTTTTACCGGTCTCTTTAGTATTGTGCTTATCGCTCTGATAGGGTATTGAAGCTGCAAGATTGTTGGAATCTGAGGGAATCCAAACGCATATAACCTTCGTTTACAGGTACCATTAAACATACATTTTGACTCTCTAGTTTTAATATTGTCCATCCATCTGATTTGTGTTCTTTATAATCTCTTTTTGCATTTATCATCAGCTTTGCTCAAGCTGCAGCAGCTGCTCAAGCCGGTGCTTCTGTCATTCAGATTTTTGTCGGTCGCCTCAGGGTAACCATTATTTCAACATATGCTTAGTAATTTCAGTGATATGTCAAAGTTCATATCTTAAAATCTTTAGGACTGGGCGCGTAATCATTCGGGAGATACCGAGATTGAAACTGCTATTAAATCCGGAGAAGATCCTGGTTTGGCCTTGGTGAGAAGATCATATAACTACATTCACAAGTATGGTTACAAGTCCAAGCTGATGGCTGCTGCTGTCCGGAACAAACAAGACTTGTTCAGTCTTCTCGGGTAAACTTAAACTTCCAAATCGCAGTTTCGACCATCAGCAGATTCTGAAACCATTCTAACTCTCAGTGTTCTTCTCGGTCTCAGGGTCGATTATGTGATTGCACCGTTAAAGGTACTGCAATCTCTCAAAGACTCACCTGCCATTCCGGACGATGAAAAATACTCATTCGTTCGGAAACTTACTCCTGAAACAGCAACGCATTACAACTTCACCAACAAAGAGGTTAGTTCTGAACCTATACATCCAACACACTTTTTGCTTCTGCTTTCACTAAACCAGTGTCTCACtctgtttgtttgattctgGTGTAGCTGGTCAAATGGGACCAGCTAAGCATGGCTTCAGCTATGGGTCCTGCATCAGTGGAGCTTTTATCAGCTGGTGTCGAAGGTTATGCGAACCAAGCCAAACGCGTTGAAGAGCTCTTTGGGAAGATTTGGCCACCTCCTAATGTCTAAGAACAAAGCTTTTCCCTTCATCACTAAGCTTTTTCATGTGTCTTGTAGTAAGTAGTTCATCATGGTTTCTGGTCTGAGACTTCTTCCGCTACAAGAAGAGACTAAAACTAATCTTTGTCATGTTGTTTCGTCTGAAACTTTAGGGTTGTTTTCTTCTGTAAAATGACTTGGTAGGTTCTCTCATCTCTCAAGCCTAAATGGTACCGATCGAATCATACGAACCAATATCAAACCGATTATTTCCGTAAACCCAATTGGTTCTATAAAAGttcaaaccaaactaaaataggacataaattattttctttaacaaaaaaattcggACATTGGCATGATGGCATCCTAGTACTGTTTACTTTACTAAAATGCTACATAACGAAGAGGCTGAACGTAAAAATTTATCCATCTCAGTCAGATGCATTATCTGATCACAGGTCACTTCTCTATCAACCTCCTTTAATATCAGATAATACTATAATTCAGTAATTTTCACACAAGCAGATATGCACGACTTTATTACCCAGTGTAATATTTATCTTCTAAATCTTACAAATATTAGTAGGGTTCaatcattatattttttccACTGTCtaattgtgttttctttttgacgACGTGTGTGATTGTAAATTGTTGTGGGTTCGTATCAATCAATAATTACAATGATATAGCTCCATTTCAATGTAAACTCCATTACTGGCTCGAATAATTTTGAGTGCAATAGAGTGATTgctttatccttttttttatttatcgaAGAAAGGATAACGCTATTATTACTTTTTGGAATACAAAAGTTATAAGGTTCTCAAATTTCCTCggactatttttctttctttctagaaTTATTGTTTTAGCAACAAATCAAAGGTTCTATTTCTATAAGGAGACAGAGCACGTGGTGTCTGCCAAAAAACATATCGGTCTTCTTCTGCATGTGGATCTAGTTTTCCCACATCCTACAATCATATACAAGATCTTGTCTTTTCCAGTTCGTCGAGTTAACGTAAATCGCTGTAAATTCTACAATATTAAACAGAAAGACAACCTTAAAgagttttgtttgtaaaaaaaaggaaaagaaaaatggtTTCACATGACCCGTGTTTGTATTTAGCGTTATAGATGGCACAATTATAACAAATTGTGGTCTCTTTATGATCTCACTTGGTTAGTGGATGCCATAAGAATTAAGAGactatataattaatttcaCATTTTACTTAGTTGGCCAATCCTTCGCTTCCACATGCAATTGCTATGTGGCTACAAGAGGTTTCACGTGTATAATAgtaattgttaattattttgtataaatcgGCGTTGGTACAtttcttttcatcattattgGACACTAGTTCTGACAAGACAATTGTGATTGAGATtacgtattatatatatatataaacaaatgatTCATGTGCTTGGCCGAACTAACAAGTGGTTAGATGTATAGTTTGATTGCATTACTAGTTTTCCCAGTGAACCTAATAATTATTGTTGATTAATCcagataaacaaaaaacaaatttcattagcCCATGTTTTTATAGATCTGAGATCTGAGACCTTTGGAGTCTAGCTAGTTCTTAATATCATCAACTCGAAATACATAAGAATTACttagttatttgtttttaacttaTTTGATTATTTAGGCAAAGAGTTTTACTTTATTATGGAAATTTAAACTAGTAAGTGGCCGGTCATGTTCTCGTGTTTCACGAGTCTTTCtagattaattattattacttcAACGTTGAAAAGTAATATCACTATTACACGGAcgtcaaaaacagaaaaatgttcGTGTACTATTGACTCACGCTATCATTTTCAGATGGGTTACCTAACTTGTAATGTATTACTCAAAGGTTATGTATTTTGTACGTATATGTTATAAAGATTACTTGTTCGAGATAGTTTAACATTTTGCAACATATACTAAAACGCATCGAATCATTcgtttgaataattttaaaaatttaagtgtACTAAAAAGTTATCTGGAATTTGTAACAAGAATGAATTTGTAACAAGAATTGAGGTATATAAGCACCAAAAACCTAACCGATATGAACCCCTAGTTTCTTGCCTTCGGTTCCTGAAATAAACATGTCATACTACGTACAACATTTGTATTCGGGTTATTAATTAGATAACAATAAAACTAATACAAACtagtataaaactatatatccGGGGTCCAAATGTAGTTgaataacttttattttctcgTTAATTAGTTTAAATGACACAGCAAAGGTTAtagtattataaaaataacacaGCAAATCCTCTCATGCCCTTTTTCCTATAACCCAATATGTTGCATAGCGTGTATGTGACGTATGCGTTGCTCCTTACTCGGACTGGCTTGCCTTAATGTAATTACCAAATTTACCATGATTACgatataaattaatcaaagtGGTTTAATTTAAGGGGAGTATCCAACGGGGGAGCCGGGgagcacaaaaaaataattacaccAAATATAGACAATGACTAAACTTGAGCAAACATATTCAGAAACCAACTTCAGCATTTACTGTAATTAAATTACTCTGTCCCAGTCTCACATTTCTGAACTACTCTCCAAATCTTGAAGTGAAAAGTAGAACAGTTGAATCAGTAACAGCATAATGATAGGATTGTGTTCAGTGACCTGGTTTCATACATGTatcattaatcatatataattatttactggatttaaatttgtgtgataaattagatattatatGCAATGCACATATTCTGAAAATTCATATTAGGAACTACATCTACCCAAGTCGGTATTCTAAAACTTCTGAATACTATCTATATACGGATATGTATGAAACTACGTGGACAATCCAATGTAAACATCATTGTCACACTCATCCcccattcaaacaaacaaaagactAATTAAGCCGATAAGGACGAATACAATTGCTTTCCTTATGAAAATAAACTTTTCTAGTTTACGTTCTTGATCTAATCCGtaaaagaatcttcttctttttttgtgcaCACGAATGGTAAAAAATTCTATAGcacaaatacataaaattaaaaacatttttttttagtttttactataTTAATGATTTATTCTAAATAACGCGGCGTTAGTACAAATAGAAAATTACAGTTCTAATTTGCAGaccaaactctctcttttattttgttacagttCTAATATGCAGACCAAacgctttttttgttttgtttttacagtTCTAATTTGGAGACCAAACTCTTTTTGCTTTTGACATTTGTACCCAGTTCTCTCTCTTCCAGCGAAGcaggaaaacataaataataaaatctatctttttttatttataaatatacattttctcGGTGTTATAAATACATTTGCTCTTTCTCGTGTCATCAAATCtcagcaagaaaagaaaaaagaaaaaactcgaaaacgaaaaaaaaaatggcgagcTCAGATGCTCTCTTGCCAATCTCCGCCAGAGAAGAAGAGCCATTATGTCCGTACACGAAATTACCGGACGGGTCAAGATCCGACCCGGAAACACATCCCCGGAGAAGAAGACCATATAAAGGCCTCCTCGCCGTCTCATTCGGGCTTTTGCTCATAGCCTTCTACGTCGCTCTTATCGCCACACAAGACGGATCTAGATCCAACGAAGCTGCGAATGCGATCGACGAAACAGAGAAGACAACGTCGTCGTCACGTGCACGTCTTGCTGGTGTGTCGGAGAAAAGCAATGATGGGTTGTGGAAACTTTCCGGTGGTCGGAACACGCCGGCGTTCGAATGGAACAACAGTATGTTGTCATGGCAACGAACGGCGTTTCATTTCCAGCCTGAGGAGAACTGGATGAACGGTACgcaatttcttttaaattaaacaaaaaacacacataataataaattattgattttaattatttgtttaatttgagcaaaagaagaaagaaattaaactatatactctttttttatcttgttaCAAATTCATAGAATATTCATTCTTCCTTTtcatgtttatttgtttttccatAATCTGAGAGATATAATGTTACATTCATATTCTTATTTCTAAATTATGCAATATTCAAATCCAGTGAGATGCTCAAATCAATGTGTTTAGGGAAATTACAACtctaatatttttcttgtttcttgttttgtttccctTGATCCAATATGGTGTTGCCGCTCAATGAAAAATTTGGGATTATCTTTCTGCAGATCCTAATGGTAAGTTTACTTTCctcttgttttcttctgaaTATTCATGTTTTAAGAAATCTAATTACTTTATCCCGttaattttggtatatatatgtttttaataaaatatgaaaaagaaataattgGAGGCGACAAAAAGTAGTAGATCACAGAACAACATATCACACAATTCACGTTGTAATCAATGTTAATGTCAGTCAAGATAAGATGTAGTATTAAATATAACAACTAAAAAGTTAAAGTTCACAGACAAAATCAGAACAGAGTTACCTAACAAccaattgtaaaatttaatagtattattatttaggTTGAATTCTATTTTGCCAGTTTGTTGTACCTTACAactaaaaaggttaaaaatgtTTGGAGACAAAATCAGAACAGAGTTACCTCACAACCAAttgcaaatttattttagttaaaaacattattttgccAGTTTGTAGTAACCCACGTGGGATTTACCACATGCTATAAAGATATGTACAAATCATTGGTTGCCATAGAAAAGTAATCTTGATTGTATAAAGTGGGCTCCTTGTGAATGCAAAGTTTGGATACTGTCTCAAATTAAATAAAGCCAGTGGGGTATGTTATGTAGACAAAACTATGCTATCTTTCGAGTTGGTACCTTAAACTTTCTTATATACTGTTAAAGTCCTCAATATTTCTGAGTTATTCTCGTTTTAACCCTagtaaaattaaatgttttacatTGTGTACAGGTCCATTGTTCTACAAGGGATGGTACCATTTCTTCTACCAATATAACCCAAACGCAGCCGTATGGGGTGACATTGTTTGGGGCCATGCCGTGTCTAGGGACCTAATCCATTGGGTCCATTTGCCTTTAGCCATGGTCGCTGATCAATGGTACGACTCCAATGGTGTCTGGACTGGCTCAGCCACAATCCTCCCCGATGGCTCTATAGTCATGCTCTACACCGGTTCCACCGACAAAGCCGTGCAGGTATGTACCCCGAAAATGTTCCAACTTACATTCACTCCTTAAATTGTCGGAACAagataaaacaatatatgtattaaaaaaaaaaataacactccTGAAACAATATAACATATCATGTGATAGTGTCAATTTTTTAATAGTAGACTAATAGTAGAGTTAATACGTTTATAGCCAGATTTTTGGTATGTTAGATATAGAACATGTAAATTAGGTTTAATGATTTAATCAATGATCTTCATATAATGTTTTTAGGTGCAAAACCTTGCCTACCCTGAGGACCTCAACGACCCACTTTTGTTGAAATGGGTCAAGTTCCCTGGAAATCCGGTTCTAGTACCTCCTCCCGGTATCCTCCCCAAGGACTTCCGAGACCCAACGACTGCGTGGAAAACACCAGAAGGAAAATGGCGGATCACCATCGGTTCCAAGATCAACAAGACCGGAATTTCACTTGTGTATGACACGACCGACTTTAAAACATACGAGAAACTTGACTCGTTGTTGCACGGAGTTCCCAACACAGGGATGTGGGAGTGCGTTGACTTTTACCCGGTGTCTAAGACCGCGAGAAATGGGCTTGACACTTCGGTCAACGGACCGGATGTGAAGCACATCGTGAAGGCTAGCATGGACGACACAAGGTTCGACCATTATGCCGTAGGAACGTATTTCGAATCAAACGGAACATGGATCCCGGATGATCCTACTATTGATGTTGGGATGAGTTCCAGTTTAAGATATGATTACGGAAAGTTCTATGCTTCAAAGACATTTTACGACCAGAACAAGGGTAGAAGAATCTTGTGGAGTTGGATTGGTGAATCTGATAGTGAGGCTTCTGATGTACAAAAGGGTTGGTCTTCTCTTCAGGTATGATTTGTTTCCTTGACATGATGTGTTGTCAAAGTTaggtttttctttgtaataGCTGCTTGTAACCCAAGTTtctgatatttttgttgatacaATGATGATCAGGGTATTCCAAGAACCGTTTCCCTCGACACAAAGACAGGGAAGAACTTGGTTCAATCGCCGGTGGAAGAAATCAAATCTCTTAGACTAAGCAGCAAGAAATTCGATCTCGAACTCAGTCCCGGGTCTGTGGTACCTGTCGATGTAGGTACCGCGACTCAACTAGACATCGAAGCAGAATTTGAAATCAAGAAAGAGTCTCTCGACAAATTCTTCGGAGACGCTTCAGTGGTGGCTGAGGCTGAGGAATTCAGCTGCGAGAAAAACGGAGCTGGCTCCACCGTCCGTAATGCGTTAGGGCCATTCGGATTCTCTGTTCTCGCCACTGAGAGCTTGTCCGAGCAAACACCAGTTTACTTCTATATAGCCAAAggaaaagattcaaaactcaaaactttctTCTGCACAGACACCTCCAGGTATATATTCCTTATAAACTagtacaatatttttatatatccaaccataatatatgaaaacaacATTTTACTATGACAACAGGTCATCTGTTGCAAACGATGTCATCAAGCCAATATACGGTAGCGTCGTACCAGTTTTAAAAGGGGAGAAACTGACCATGAGAATTTTGGTAAATTTACTTTTAAGCATACTTTGATATTATCATACTTTTCATTAATATACAAAACAGTATGGAAttgaatttatatgtttttgttatatatataggtggATCATTCAATAGTAGAAGCATTCGGACAAGGTGGAAGAACATGTATAACATCAAGAGTATATCCAACAACAGCAATCTATGGAGCAGCGAAGCTCTTCTTGTTCAACAACGCTCTTGATGCAACTGTTACTGCCTCGTTTAAAGTCTGGCAAATGAACAGTGCTTTTATTCATCCTTACTCTGAGGAAGCTGTCCGTGCTCTCACCCGCAcctgatttattattttttactccCTCCCCAACCTCATTTTTTAGATTTATCTgtaataaataatgtttttttttctttttctttttgttctcttctcaATTTAGCcgtttaattaatattttaatttgatctcATTCATCATGTAAGAAAAAGGGGCACTCATcgttattacaaatttacaattttggatttttttcttcaatcggtttttttatttaataaataaacaaaaccttCGGGATAGGTCAGAGGGTTTCAAGAACAGAGTCTTTTtggcttcatcatcatctgggACTGGGACTGGGACTGGGACTGGGACTGAGACTGTTCGTCTTCTTTGCTTATTGCAATGTGTTCTCTTCAGTGTTTCTCCACTACAGCAATATCATTCAGAACACAAAAGTACGTAAATAGCCCTCACGTTCATCGTTTATCTCCCATTGGAACCCGTAATTTTACTCTAGCGTTGAGGGCAACGACGTCAATTGACGAAATCCCACCTAATGCCGTTCGCCGGGAAACAGACCAGAACTGGAGAGGTGGGTTCAGTCTGGGCGTAGATTTAGGTTTATCTCGAACCGGAATCGCTATTAGTAAAGGCTACTCCGTTAAACCTCTCACGGTAAACTTCGAAACTTCTCTCGCTCTCGTTGCGTTTACGGTTTGATGGAATTGAATGTGAATTAGGTATATATGATTAGGTTTTGAAATCGAGAGGACAAAAGCTAGAGACTAGGCTATTAGAAAtagcagaagaagaggaggttGATGAATTCATAATTGGGTTGCCGAGATCTTCTGATGGGAAAGAAACGATTCAGTCGAACAAAATCCGTTCAGTTGCTGGACGTCTTGCTGTTCAAGCAGCTGAGAGGTGAAGCACACTCACACACTTAAGATTGtggtaatataataaaaattcgaaatttctttgcttttttggtCAGGGGTTGGAGAGTTTATGTATTTGATGAACATGGGACAACATCAGAAGCTTCAGACCGAATGATTGTAATGTTAGTCTCTCTGTTCTTTGGTTTTAGCATTAGTGTCTCCttaaaagattgaattttttgtgtgtgtgtgtgtgttgttgtttgaaCATTCTATATTCGGATTTCCAGGGGACTCAGCAAGAGTGAGAGACAGAGCAGATCAGACGCATACGCTGCTGTGGTAAGGCGATGAGAGCAGGATGATCTTTTGAGTTCTTAAACTGTAACTACTATGTTTTTTGATAATTCTTATGTTACAGATATTGTTAGAGAGGTATTTCTCTACGCAAGGTCTAGGAGCTGAGATTATACTTCCCAAGAGTTTAGAGCTTCAAGAGAAGCTCAAGAACGGTGCATCTGTAGACCCTGACTTTAATCCTGACAAGCTTGAGGAGTATTACACATTCTAATGTAGTTTGCTTTATTGAATTCTATGACTACAACGATTGTTATGAGTTATGACCTTGTCAGTCCACATGGCTGACAGTTTTGTTGAAACCAAACTAAAAGATCCGGTCTTTTGTTGTTTCCTCTGCTTTTGTGTTGTGTGACATAAGCCAGACCAGAGTTAAGTGAAATTGTATGCAAGACTTGGGAAGTTCTGAAACCAAGAAGTCAAGAACAAAACAGGAGAACAAAAGTGACCTACGTGTGCACACCTGACCCAAGCAAAGTGGATAAAGTTGGAAATATCAGTCACACGTGCCAgattcatctcttcttccacaAAGTTGAATGTAACATTTCGAGTTCTACTCTTGCAAAAGTTTAGAGATTTAACAATGGCTTTCTCTTCACTCTCTCCTCTACCTATGAAGTCACTTGACATTTCAAGATCCTCATCTTCTGTCT from Camelina sativa cultivar DH55 chromosome 3, Cs, whole genome shotgun sequence includes:
- the LOC104771087 gene encoding uncharacterized protein LOC104771087 isoform X4, with the translated sequence MALADSSCAGLETTESRLSCISNKAMVNVGGDLVKLVPGRVSTEVDARLAYDTNGIIRKVHDLLRLYNEIDVPHDRLLFKIPATWQGIEAARLLESEGIQTHITFVYSFAQAAAAAQAGASVIQIFVGRLRDWARNHSGDTEIETAIKSGEDPGLALVRRSYNYIHKYGYKSKLMAAAVRNKQDLFSLLGVDYVIAPLKVLQSLKDSPAIPDDEKYSFVRKLTPETATHYNFTNKELVKWDQLSMASAMGPASVELLSAGVEGYANQAKRVEELFGKIWPPPNV
- the LOC104771169 gene encoding acid beta-fructofuranosidase 4, vacuolar — encoded protein: MASSDALLPISAREEEPLCPYTKLPDGSRSDPETHPRRRRPYKGLLAVSFGLLLIAFYVALIATQDGSRSNEAANAIDETEKTTSSSRARLAGVSEKSNDGLWKLSGGRNTPAFEWNNSMLSWQRTAFHFQPEENWMNDPNGPLFYKGWYHFFYQYNPNAAVWGDIVWGHAVSRDLIHWVHLPLAMVADQWYDSNGVWTGSATILPDGSIVMLYTGSTDKAVQVQNLAYPEDLNDPLLLKWVKFPGNPVLVPPPGILPKDFRDPTTAWKTPEGKWRITIGSKINKTGISLVYDTTDFKTYEKLDSLLHGVPNTGMWECVDFYPVSKTARNGLDTSVNGPDVKHIVKASMDDTRFDHYAVGTYFESNGTWIPDDPTIDVGMSSSLRYDYGKFYASKTFYDQNKGRRILWSWIGESDSEASDVQKGWSSLQGIPRTVSLDTKTGKNLVQSPVEEIKSLRLSSKKFDLELSPGSVVPVDVGTATQLDIEAEFEIKKESLDKFFGDASVVAEAEEFSCEKNGAGSTVRNALGPFGFSVLATESLSEQTPVYFYIAKGKDSKLKTFFCTDTSRSSVANDVIKPIYGSVVPVLKGEKLTMRILVDHSIVEAFGQGGRTCITSRVYPTTAIYGAAKLFLFNNALDATVTASFKVWQMNSAFIHPYSEEAVRALTRT
- the LOC104771153 gene encoding uncharacterized protein LOC104771153 codes for the protein MCSLQCFSTTAISFRTQKYVNSPHVHRLSPIGTRNFTLALRATTSIDEIPPNAVRRETDQNWRGGFSLGVDLGLSRTGIAISKGYSVKPLTVLKSRGQKLETRLLEIAEEEEVDEFIIGLPRSSDGKETIQSNKIRSVAGRLAVQAAERGWRVYVFDEHGTTSEASDRMIVMGLSKSERQSRSDAYAAVILLERYFSTQGLGAEIILPKSLELQEKLKNGASVDPDFNPDKLEEYYTF